Proteins from a single region of Juglans microcarpa x Juglans regia isolate MS1-56 chromosome 5S, Jm3101_v1.0, whole genome shotgun sequence:
- the LOC121267613 gene encoding nudix hydrolase 15, mitochondrial, whose product MGSNNLVGVLETLQSLAQNSCIRNPRPPADATNSSQQRIGSNKTKRAAVLVCLFEGPQGDLRVILTKRASTLSSHSGEVSLPGGKREEDDADDVETALREAKEEIGLDPSLVNVVTDLEPFVTKNGVAVVPVIGILSDKKAFCPIPNAAEVEALFDAPLEMFLKDENRRVEEKEWMGDQYLLHYFDYESENNKYVIWALTAGILIKAASIVFQRPPAFLERRPNFWNRAADSNATS is encoded by the exons ATGGGCTCAAACAACCTCGTAGGAGTGCTAGAAACGCTCCAATCGTTGGCTCAAAATTCGTGTATTCGCAATCCTCGTCCGCCAGCGGATGCTACGAATTCGTCACAACAAAGGATCGGATCGAACAAGACCAAGCGAGCCGCAGTTCTGGTCTGTCTCTTCGAAGGTCCCCAGGGCGATCTTCGCGTCATTCTAACCAAGCGAGCTTCGACCCTCTCTTCCCACTCTG GTGAAGTTTCCTTGCCGGGCGGGAAGAGGGAGGAAGACGATGCTGATGATGTAGAGACGGCGCTGAGGGAGGCTAAGGAGGAGATCGGCCTGGACCCTTCGCTTGTCAATGTTGTTACCGATCTCGAACCATTTGTGACTAAG AATGGTGTGGCAGTAGTTCCTGTGATTGGCATACTATCTGATAAGAAAGCATTCTGTCCAATTCCAAACGCTGCGGAAGTTGAAGCACTATTCGATGCTCCCTTAGAAATGTTCCTCAAG GATGAGAATAGGAGAGTAGAGGAGAAAGAATGGATGGGAGACCAGTATCTATTACATTACTTTGATTACGAGTCAGAGAATAACAAGTATGTGATATGGGCTTTAACTGCCGGAATCTTAATTAAGGCTGCATCAATCGTTTTCCAGCGTCCACCGGCGTTTCTTGAGCGGAGACCTAACTTCTGGAACAGAGCTGCTGACAGCAACGCTACTTCATAG
- the LOC121267612 gene encoding magnesium-chelatase subunit ChlI, chloroplastic: MASVLGTSSKAILASRLLSSPTSKPSAPSLTLTPGQSNGKKFYGGIGIHGKRGRSQFHVAVTNVATDVSSVEQAQKLAAKESQRPVYPFPAIVGQDEMKLCLLLNVIDPKIGGVMIMGDRGTGKSTTVRSLVDLLPEIKVVAGDPYNSDPEDPESMGMEVRESTMKGEKLPVVLAKINMVDLPLGATEDRVCGTIDIEKALTEGVKAFEPGLLAKANRGILYVDEVNLLDDHLVDVLLDSAASGWNTVEREGISISHPARFILIGSGNPEEGELRPQLLDRFGMHAQVGTVRDAELRVKIVEERARFDRNPKEFRESYKAEQEKLQQQITSARSSLPSVQIDHDFKVKISKVCSELNVDGLRGDIVTNRAAKALAALKGRDKVSSEDIATVIPNCLRHRLRKDPLESIDSGLLVIEKFYEVFG; the protein is encoded by the exons ATGGCCTCAGTACTGGGGACTTCCTCAAAGGCAATCTTGGCTTCTCGGCTCCTCTCTTCTCCCACCTCCAAGCCTTCTGCTCCCTCTCTCACTTTAACTCCAG GGCAGAGTAATGGCAAAAAGTTTTATGGAGGGATTGGGATTCATGGTAAGAGGGGGAGGTCTCAATTCCATGTTGCAGTTACAAATGTTGCCACTGACGTAAGCTCCGTTGAGCAG GCCCAGAAGCTTGCTGCGAAAGAAAGCCAAAGGCCAGTATATCCATTTCCTGCCATTGTTGGACaggatgagatgaaactatgCCTTCTGCTAAATGTCATTGATCCTAAGATCGGAGGTGTCATGATCATGGGCGATAGGGGAACTGGGAAATCCACTACTGTTAGATCTTTGGTTGATTTGCTTCCAGAAATCAAGGTAGTAGCTGGTGACCCATATAATTCAGATCCAGAAGATCCAGAATCCATGGGCATGGAAGTCAGAGAAAGCACTATGAAAGGAGAGAAACTACCAGTTGTATTGGCCAAAATCAACATGGTTGATTTGCCTCTGGGTGCTACAGAAGATAGGGTCTGCGGGACAATTGACATAGAGAAAGCCCTTACTGAGGGTGTCAAGGCATTTGAGCCTGGTCTTCTGGCTAAAGCTAATAGGGGGATTCTCTATGTGGATGAAGTTAATCTTTTGGATGACCACTTGGTGGATGTTTTGTTGGATTCTGCTGCCTCAGGTTGGAACACAGTGGAGAGAGAGGGTATTTCAATTTCACATCCTGCTCGGTTTATTCTCATCGGCTCAGGCAATCCGGAAGAAGGGGAGCTCAGGCCACAGCTGCTTGATCGTTTTGGAATGCATGCACAAGTGGGGACTGTCAGGGATGCAGAGCTGAGGGTCAAGATTGTGGAGGAGAGAGCTCGGTTTGACAGAAACCCCAAGGAATTCAGGGAATCTTACAAGGCAGAGCAAGAAAAGCTTCAACAGCAAATTACCTCAGCTAGAAGTTCTCTACCTTCCGTTCAGATTGATCATGATTTCAAGGTGAAAATATCTAAGGTTTGTTCAGAGCTGAATGTTGATGGGTTGAGAGGAGACATTGTGACAAATAGAGCTGCAAAAGCCCTAGCTGCTCTCAAGGGAAGAGATAAAGTAAGCTCGGAGGATATTGCTACTGTGATTCCTAACTGCTTAAGACACCGCCTTCGGAAGGATCCCTTGGAGTCTATCGACTCAGGTTTACTTGTCATTGAAAAATTCTATGAGGTGTTTGGCTGA